A genomic segment from Yimella sp. cx-51 encodes:
- a CDS encoding cytidine deaminase, protein MSDQVDWEVLHREAIDAMHRAYAPYSNFPVGVAGLVEDGRIVSGCNVENAAYGVGLCAECGMVSDLHRSGGGRLVAVYCVGGDEAALMPCGRCRQLLWENGGPDCLLQTPQGILPMREVLPQAFGADNLDQLSN, encoded by the coding sequence ATGAGCGATCAGGTCGACTGGGAAGTGCTGCACCGCGAGGCAATCGATGCGATGCATCGGGCGTACGCGCCGTACAGCAACTTCCCGGTCGGCGTCGCCGGCTTGGTGGAAGACGGCCGCATCGTCTCCGGCTGCAATGTCGAGAACGCCGCCTACGGCGTGGGCCTCTGCGCCGAATGCGGCATGGTCAGCGATCTGCACCGCAGCGGCGGCGGACGCCTGGTCGCGGTCTACTGCGTCGGCGGAGACGAAGCCGCGCTCATGCCGTGCGGCCGCTGCCGACAACTGTTGTGGGAGAACGGCGGCCCCGACTGTCTGCTGCAGACCCCGCAAGGCATCCTGCCGATGCGCGAGGTGCTGCCGCAGGCATTCGGGGCCGACAATCTCGACCAGCTGAGCAACTGA
- a CDS encoding thymidine phosphorylase, with protein MSERFDAVDIIRTKRDKQELSPEQIDWVVDAYTREVVADEQMSALAMAILLNGMSREEISRWTAAMIASGERMDFGSLSRPTADKHSTGGVGDKITLPLAPLVAACGVAVPQLSGRGLGHTGGTLDKLEAIPGWQASMSNEQMLQQLEDIGAVICAAGAGLAPADKRLYALRDVTGTVEAIPLIASSIMSKKIAEGTGALVLDVKVGSGAFMKDVDNARELAETMVQLGKDAGVTTVALLTDMSTPLGLTAGNGLEVQESVDVLAGGGPADVVELTVALAREMLTAAGKDDVDPADALADGRAMDVWRKMISAQGGDPDAELPTSKEQQVIKADADGVLTELDALAVGVAAWRLGAGRARKEDVVQAAAGVVMHAKPGDTVRKGEPLLTLHTDTPERFERAQEALEGAWAIGDSADDRPDLIIDRIS; from the coding sequence ATGAGTGAGCGATTCGATGCCGTCGACATCATCCGCACCAAACGCGACAAGCAGGAGCTGTCGCCGGAGCAGATCGACTGGGTGGTCGACGCCTACACCCGCGAGGTCGTGGCCGACGAGCAGATGTCGGCGCTCGCCATGGCCATCCTGCTGAACGGCATGTCGCGCGAGGAGATCTCGCGCTGGACGGCTGCGATGATCGCCTCCGGCGAGCGCATGGACTTCGGCTCGCTCTCGCGCCCGACGGCAGACAAGCACTCCACGGGCGGGGTCGGCGACAAGATCACCCTGCCCCTGGCCCCGCTGGTTGCGGCGTGCGGCGTGGCCGTGCCGCAGCTGTCCGGTCGAGGTCTCGGCCACACCGGCGGCACGCTCGACAAGCTCGAGGCGATCCCAGGGTGGCAGGCATCGATGAGCAACGAGCAGATGCTGCAGCAGCTCGAAGACATCGGCGCGGTCATCTGCGCTGCGGGTGCGGGCCTCGCCCCGGCCGACAAGCGGTTGTACGCGCTGCGTGACGTGACCGGCACGGTCGAGGCGATTCCGCTGATCGCGAGCTCGATCATGAGCAAGAAGATCGCCGAGGGCACCGGGGCGCTCGTGCTCGACGTGAAGGTCGGGTCGGGTGCGTTCATGAAGGACGTCGACAACGCCCGCGAACTCGCCGAGACGATGGTGCAACTCGGCAAGGACGCAGGTGTCACCACGGTGGCACTGCTGACCGACATGTCGACGCCCCTCGGTCTCACCGCCGGCAACGGTCTCGAAGTGCAGGAGTCGGTCGACGTGCTCGCCGGTGGCGGCCCGGCCGATGTCGTCGAACTCACCGTCGCCCTGGCACGGGAGATGCTCACCGCCGCGGGTAAGGACGATGTCGACCCCGCCGATGCGCTTGCCGACGGCCGCGCCATGGACGTCTGGCGCAAGATGATCTCGGCGCAGGGCGGCGACCCGGATGCCGAACTGCCGACGTCCAAGGAGCAGCAGGTCATCAAGGCCGACGCCGATGGTGTGCTCACCGAACTCGACGCCCTCGCCGTCGGAGTCGCCGCCTGGCGCCTGGGTGCCGGACGCGCGCGCAAGGAGGACGTCGTGCAGGCCGCGGCGGGCGTGGTCATGCACGCCAAGCCCGGCGACACCGTGCGCAAGGGCGAGCCGCTGCTGACGCTGCACACCGACACCCCCGAGCGTTTCGAGCGCGCGCAGGAGGCACTGGAAGGCGCGTGGGCGATCGGCGACTCCGCGGACGACCGGCCCGACCTCATCATCGATCGGATCAGCTGA
- a CDS encoding cupin, translating to MPHHYTEPVRIPVPGGKIIDEHIGAASTGETACSVAHMVAPTGWDEPFQTPEFDEFTIVLKGTVLVDHDGGQLVVNAGESVKTVAGERIRYSCGPDGAEYIAVCLPAFSPETVNREDEEKH from the coding sequence ATGCCGCACCACTACACCGAGCCGGTGCGCATCCCGGTGCCCGGCGGCAAAATCATCGACGAACACATCGGCGCAGCCAGCACCGGCGAGACCGCCTGCTCGGTGGCCCACATGGTCGCCCCGACCGGCTGGGACGAGCCGTTCCAGACTCCCGAATTCGATGAGTTCACCATCGTGCTGAAAGGCACCGTGCTCGTCGACCACGACGGCGGCCAGCTCGTCGTCAATGCGGGGGAGTCGGTCAAAACCGTTGCCGGAGAACGCATCCGTTACTCGTGTGGCCCCGATGGCGCCGAGTACATCGCGGTCTGCCTGCCGGCGTTCAGCCCCGAGACCGTCAACCGCGAGGACGAGGAGAAGCACTGA
- a CDS encoding adenosine deaminase: MPGEVRGKIKALPKVLLHDHLDGGVRPKTVLELAQETGYDGLPVNDVQGLADWFRDSADSGSLVRYLETFAQTVGVMQTSDAIFRVASECAQDLAADGVVYAEVRYAPEQHLEQGLTLEQVIEAVNAGFRDGEARAAEAGHPIRVRALLTAMRHAAKSRDIAELAVRYRDQEVAGFDIAGAEAGYPPTRHLDAFEYLRRENAHFTIHAGEAFGLPSIWEAIQWCGAERLGHGVRIVDDIDLDAAGDAPTLGRLASFVRDRRIPLEMCPTSNIQTGAAESVAAHPITMLKDLRFRVTLNTDNRLMSDTSMSWEMQQLVDEAGWDLDDLRWVTINAMKSAFLPFEQRLDIIDTIIKPGYEAAARGALS, encoded by the coding sequence ATGCCCGGTGAGGTGCGAGGCAAGATCAAGGCGCTGCCGAAGGTGCTGTTGCACGACCACCTCGACGGTGGGGTGCGCCCGAAGACAGTCCTCGAACTCGCCCAGGAGACCGGCTACGACGGTCTTCCGGTCAACGACGTGCAGGGCCTGGCCGACTGGTTCCGTGACAGCGCGGACTCCGGATCATTGGTGCGATACCTGGAGACCTTTGCCCAGACCGTCGGGGTGATGCAGACCTCCGACGCGATCTTCCGGGTGGCCTCCGAATGCGCCCAGGACCTCGCCGCAGACGGCGTCGTCTACGCCGAGGTGCGATACGCCCCGGAGCAGCACCTGGAGCAGGGGCTCACCCTCGAGCAGGTCATCGAAGCAGTGAATGCCGGCTTCCGGGACGGCGAGGCTCGCGCGGCAGAGGCCGGTCACCCGATTCGGGTGCGGGCGTTGCTCACCGCCATGCGGCACGCCGCCAAGAGCCGCGACATCGCCGAACTGGCCGTCCGCTATCGCGACCAGGAAGTGGCCGGCTTCGACATCGCCGGGGCCGAGGCAGGTTACCCGCCCACCCGTCACCTGGATGCCTTCGAATACCTGCGCCGGGAGAACGCCCACTTCACCATCCATGCCGGCGAAGCCTTCGGCCTGCCGAGCATCTGGGAGGCGATCCAGTGGTGTGGCGCCGAACGGCTCGGGCACGGCGTGCGGATCGTCGACGACATCGACCTCGACGCCGCTGGTGACGCCCCGACCCTGGGCCGCTTGGCCTCGTTCGTGCGCGACCGTCGCATCCCCCTGGAGATGTGCCCGACCTCCAACATCCAGACCGGCGCGGCCGAATCCGTTGCGGCGCACCCGATCACGATGCTGAAGGATCTGCGCTTCCGGGTGACGCTCAACACCGACAACCGGCTGATGAGCGACACCTCCATGTCGTGGGAGATGCAGCAGTTGGTCGATGAGGCCGGCTGGGATCTGGACGATCTGCGTTGGGTGACCATCAACGCGATGAAATCGGCCTTCCTGCCGTTCGAGCAGCGGCTCGACATCATCGACACCATCATCAAGCCCGGTTACGAAGCGGCCGCCCGAGGTGCGCTCAGCTGA
- a CDS encoding RDD family protein: MTSPSHTAPESAKRALRGVDDDRMVTGEGVLIEVPATSVGSLVLAALLDAVVLFIALIAGFIGLAAVASGASQAQMDIMSLLLSVTMMLAVPVAVETFTRGRSLGKFVMKLRVVRDDGGPITFRHAFVRGLVGVFELWMFTGIPAVISAMVSTRAKRLGDFAAGTYVVREETSMQLVPGPLMPPGLADWAARADMTALPDGLALQIRQYLTRTDMLTPMARYQVGQSLLQQTLPRVSPAPPANAPLDAVLAAVLAERRRRDALRMRRDAELRQRLLPDARHLS, encoded by the coding sequence ATGACCAGCCCGTCCCACACAGCTCCCGAGTCGGCCAAACGCGCTCTGCGCGGTGTCGACGACGACCGTATGGTCACCGGCGAGGGCGTGCTCATCGAGGTGCCCGCCACCTCGGTCGGCTCACTGGTGTTGGCGGCGTTGCTCGATGCCGTCGTGCTTTTCATCGCCCTCATCGCCGGCTTCATCGGCCTCGCTGCCGTGGCGTCGGGCGCATCGCAAGCCCAGATGGACATCATGTCGCTGCTGCTGAGCGTCACCATGATGTTGGCCGTGCCTGTCGCGGTGGAGACCTTCACGCGCGGACGCAGCCTGGGCAAGTTCGTCATGAAGCTGCGCGTCGTGCGCGACGACGGCGGACCCATCACCTTCCGGCATGCCTTTGTGCGGGGCCTCGTGGGTGTCTTCGAACTGTGGATGTTCACCGGCATCCCCGCGGTGATCAGCGCGATGGTCTCCACCCGCGCCAAGCGTCTCGGTGACTTCGCGGCCGGCACCTACGTGGTGCGCGAGGAGACCTCCATGCAACTCGTGCCCGGCCCGTTGATGCCGCCGGGCCTCGCCGACTGGGCGGCCCGCGCCGACATGACCGCCCTGCCCGACGGTCTGGCCTTGCAGATCCGCCAGTACCTCACTCGCACAGACATGCTCACGCCCATGGCCCGCTACCAGGTGGGGCAGTCACTCCTGCAGCAGACCCTGCCTCGGGTCTCCCCCGCACCGCCCGCGAACGCACCCCTGGACGCGGTGCTGGCGGCAGTGCTGGCCGAGCGTCGACGGCGCGATGCTCTGCGCATGCGCCGCGACGCCGAACTACGTCAACGCTTGCTGCCGGACGCCCGGCACCTCAGCTGA
- a CDS encoding stage II sporulation protein M, translating into MDLDAYVDAHRGEWWRLQELAKKRRLDAWEADELLDLYQRTATHLSLIRSTAPDPTVTQYLSTILAKARSRAMGGRASSWTAVSRFFVETFPAMLYRSRRWWLWTMALSYLFAFAVAWWVASHPGVVSAMIPADQLDALVNHDFENYYHEHAAADFAGKVWTNNAWVAAVCLAGGVLGLPVIYMLFQNMLNLGVIGGIMADHDRSSLFFGMILPHGLLELTAVFVAAGAGLRLFWSWVEPGNRTRSGNFAHEARSSMSLALGLIVVLFVTGVIEGFVTPSGLPTWARISIGVIAEIAFFVYVYTLGRSAARRGVTGDVEDADQGAYLPARG; encoded by the coding sequence GTGGACCTGGACGCCTATGTTGACGCGCATCGCGGCGAGTGGTGGCGCCTTCAGGAGTTGGCCAAGAAGCGTCGGCTGGACGCCTGGGAAGCCGACGAGCTGCTCGATCTCTACCAGCGCACCGCCACGCATCTGTCGCTGATCCGTTCCACCGCACCCGACCCCACGGTCACGCAGTACCTGTCGACGATCCTGGCCAAGGCGCGGTCACGGGCGATGGGGGGGCGCGCGAGTTCGTGGACGGCGGTCTCACGCTTCTTCGTGGAGACCTTCCCGGCGATGCTCTACCGGTCGCGCCGCTGGTGGCTGTGGACGATGGCGCTCAGCTACCTGTTCGCCTTCGCGGTGGCGTGGTGGGTGGCCTCGCACCCCGGGGTCGTCTCGGCGATGATCCCGGCCGACCAGCTGGACGCGTTGGTCAACCACGACTTCGAGAACTACTACCACGAGCACGCCGCGGCCGATTTCGCCGGAAAGGTGTGGACCAACAACGCCTGGGTGGCGGCTGTTTGTCTGGCGGGCGGCGTGCTCGGGCTGCCGGTGATCTACATGCTCTTCCAGAACATGCTGAACCTCGGTGTGATCGGCGGCATCATGGCCGACCACGACCGTTCGAGTCTGTTCTTCGGCATGATCCTGCCCCACGGTCTGCTCGAGCTCACCGCGGTCTTCGTCGCTGCGGGCGCCGGGCTGCGGCTCTTCTGGTCGTGGGTCGAACCAGGCAATCGCACCCGCTCGGGCAATTTCGCCCACGAAGCACGCTCGTCCATGTCGCTTGCTCTCGGGTTGATCGTGGTGCTCTTCGTCACCGGCGTGATCGAAGGCTTCGTCACCCCGTCCGGCCTGCCCACTTGGGCCCGCATCAGCATCGGCGTGATCGCCGAGATCGCCTTCTTCGTCTACGTCTACACCCTCGGCCGATCGGCAGCCCGGCGCGGAGTCACCGGCGACGTCGAGGACGCTGACCAGGGCGCCTACCTACCGGCGCGCGGCTGA
- a CDS encoding DUF58 domain-containing protein: MALTGRTVLLTLLGLGFIVLRPEQSSVWIWTALVLGLVGIDLMLALSPKRVALQRESPESVRLGESTTTGLLLTNPTNRRLRALVRDAWQPSAGSGVERHRVHVPGGESRRLTTTLTPDRRGDRRADRVTIRSFGPLGLAARQHSVDLPGFVRCLPPFASRRHLPSKLAQLRQIDGRSAVRVRGQGTEFDSLRDYVDGDDVRSIDWRATARRGHPVVRTWQPERDRRIIVVLDTSRTSAGRIDDMPRLDSAMDAALLLTALATRAGDRVDLVAGDRSVRTRVIGQNDRSQLLSTMVNAMAPLEPALLEANWQALAGAVNAITRRRSLVVLLTPLEPAALEEGLLPVLPGLTKHHRVVVASVADPSSRQSATQRDDVRQTYDAAAAERTEQLRARTVEAITQLGATVIDEPPEKLPVALVDHYLLLKRQGLL; the protein is encoded by the coding sequence ATGGCACTGACCGGGCGCACCGTACTCCTGACCCTGCTGGGTCTGGGGTTCATCGTGCTGCGCCCAGAGCAGTCGTCGGTGTGGATCTGGACGGCCCTGGTGCTGGGGCTCGTCGGCATCGACCTCATGCTGGCGCTGTCGCCGAAACGCGTTGCACTGCAAAGAGAGTCACCCGAATCGGTGCGGCTCGGTGAAAGCACCACTACTGGGCTGCTGCTCACCAACCCGACCAACCGCCGCCTGCGAGCCCTCGTGCGGGACGCCTGGCAACCGTCCGCCGGTTCAGGTGTCGAACGCCATCGCGTCCACGTGCCGGGCGGCGAATCCCGGCGCCTGACCACCACCCTCACCCCTGACCGGCGGGGCGACCGCCGAGCCGACCGGGTGACGATCCGGTCGTTCGGGCCGTTGGGACTCGCCGCCCGGCAGCACTCCGTCGACCTGCCCGGCTTCGTCCGCTGCCTGCCTCCCTTTGCCTCACGTCGCCATCTGCCCAGCAAGCTGGCCCAGCTTCGACAGATCGACGGCCGATCAGCGGTGCGGGTGCGTGGTCAGGGCACTGAGTTCGACTCGCTGCGCGACTACGTCGACGGCGACGACGTGCGCAGCATCGACTGGCGCGCCACCGCACGTCGCGGGCACCCGGTCGTGCGCACCTGGCAGCCCGAGCGCGACCGCCGCATCATCGTCGTGCTCGACACCTCCCGCACCAGCGCCGGTCGCATCGACGACATGCCCCGACTTGATTCGGCGATGGACGCGGCTCTGCTGCTCACCGCACTCGCCACCCGGGCCGGCGACCGGGTCGATCTGGTCGCCGGTGACCGCAGCGTGCGCACCCGGGTGATCGGCCAGAACGATCGTTCGCAACTGTTGTCGACGATGGTCAACGCGATGGCACCGCTCGAACCCGCTTTGCTGGAAGCGAATTGGCAAGCCCTCGCCGGCGCGGTCAACGCGATCACCCGCCGCCGGTCGCTCGTCGTGCTGCTCACGCCGCTGGAGCCCGCTGCACTGGAGGAAGGGCTGCTACCCGTCCTTCCCGGCCTGACCAAACACCACCGGGTGGTCGTCGCGTCAGTGGCCGATCCGTCGTCACGCCAGAGCGCCACCCAACGCGACGACGTGCGGCAGACCTATGACGCGGCAGCTGCCGAGCGCACAGAGCAATTGCGAGCACGCACCGTCGAGGCGATCACCCAGCTCGGCGCCACCGTCATCGACGAACCGCCGGAGAAGCTGCCGGTCGCCCTCGTCGACCACTACCTGTTGCTCAAGCGGCAGGGCCTGCTGTGA
- a CDS encoding MoxR family ATPase, with protein MTDLNKPSSAASAENSGDRDDSAEAAREALRRVRAEVAKSVVGQDAAVTSLVIALLARGHVLLEGVPGTAKTLLVRTLAASLAIDSKRVQFTPDLMPGDITGSLVFDNRDSDFTFRPGPVFTNLLLADEINRTPPKTQSALLEAMEERQVSIDGTPRALPSPFMVAATQNPVEYEGTYPLPEAQLDRFLMKVDIPLPQKQDEVQVLQRHAAGFDPKDLAAAGVTAVAGPDDLAAGARAIGRVEVRPDVLAYIVDLARATRHSPSLSLGVSPRGATALLATARGWAWLNGRNFVTPDDVQTMAVPTLAHRLALRPEAELEGVSTQNVLQSALGSVPVPR; from the coding sequence ATGACCGATCTGAACAAACCGAGCTCCGCCGCAAGCGCTGAGAACTCCGGCGATCGCGACGACTCGGCGGAGGCGGCGCGGGAGGCCCTGCGGCGGGTGCGCGCCGAGGTGGCCAAATCGGTGGTCGGTCAGGACGCCGCCGTCACCAGCCTGGTGATCGCGCTCCTTGCGCGTGGGCACGTGCTGCTGGAGGGAGTGCCCGGCACCGCCAAGACGCTGCTGGTGCGCACCCTCGCCGCGAGCCTGGCCATCGATTCCAAGCGGGTGCAGTTCACTCCCGACCTCATGCCCGGCGACATCACCGGTTCGCTGGTCTTCGACAACCGCGACTCCGATTTCACCTTCCGGCCCGGGCCGGTCTTCACCAACCTGCTGCTGGCCGACGAGATCAACCGCACCCCGCCCAAGACCCAATCGGCGCTGCTGGAAGCGATGGAGGAACGGCAGGTGTCGATCGACGGCACACCGCGCGCGCTGCCGTCGCCTTTCATGGTCGCCGCCACGCAGAACCCTGTGGAGTACGAGGGCACCTATCCGCTGCCCGAAGCCCAGCTCGACCGGTTCTTGATGAAGGTCGACATCCCACTGCCGCAGAAGCAGGACGAGGTGCAGGTGTTGCAGCGGCACGCCGCCGGCTTCGACCCCAAAGACCTCGCCGCTGCCGGAGTCACCGCCGTCGCCGGACCGGACGACCTGGCCGCCGGTGCGCGCGCCATCGGACGGGTCGAGGTGCGTCCCGACGTCCTGGCCTACATCGTCGACCTCGCCCGGGCGACCCGGCATTCACCGTCACTCTCCCTCGGGGTGAGCCCCCGTGGTGCCACGGCGCTGCTGGCAACGGCTCGTGGGTGGGCCTGGCTCAACGGACGCAATTTCGTCACCCCCGACGACGTGCAGACGATGGCGGTGCCCACGCTCGCGCACCGTTTGGCGCTGCGTCCCGAGGCCGAACTCGAGGGCGTCAGCACGCAGAACGTCCTGCAGTCCGCCCTCGGCTCCGTACCGGTGCCGCGCTGA
- a CDS encoding DUF4350 domain-containing protein encodes MTGRKAGIGALALVALLGVAIIAMLLSRTSSEPLDPNNPTTSGSQALASVLGDQGVRVRSVDNLQDASTGAGRNVTVLVAAPPMMSDARLRQLAAAHRDSARLILIAPDPQQVTDVFGVPTTGGESSTSLSSQQGSCHLAWAHGLTMSVGAAVYSVERAGVGQCFTGPHGSGAVELAASPEHPPVLIIGSVDAFTNNTMKQGDNAAIGLRALGQTSELVWYSGGFDPESAAANQPSILPKWLMPAVWLLAVSVVMLMLWRGRRLGRLVQEPLPVIVPANETTIARGRLYRKAQDTARTASVLRSATRQRLRRSLGLGRNAPVPEIAERAAAQTGRNPHDVGALLTDDHQPINEAELARLARELTALERQVRPS; translated from the coding sequence GTGACGGGCCGCAAAGCCGGGATCGGCGCGCTGGCACTCGTGGCTCTGCTGGGCGTCGCGATCATCGCGATGTTGCTCAGCCGCACCAGCAGCGAACCGCTCGACCCGAACAACCCCACCACCAGCGGTTCGCAGGCACTTGCGAGCGTGCTGGGCGATCAGGGCGTGAGGGTGCGCAGCGTCGACAACCTGCAGGACGCCAGCACCGGCGCCGGACGAAACGTGACCGTGCTGGTCGCGGCACCGCCGATGATGTCGGACGCACGCCTGCGCCAACTCGCCGCTGCGCACCGCGACAGCGCGCGGCTGATTCTCATCGCGCCCGACCCGCAGCAGGTCACCGATGTTTTCGGGGTGCCGACGACAGGCGGCGAATCGAGTACCAGCCTTTCTTCGCAGCAGGGCAGCTGCCATCTGGCGTGGGCGCATGGCCTGACGATGTCCGTGGGCGCCGCCGTCTACTCCGTCGAACGAGCCGGGGTGGGCCAGTGCTTCACGGGGCCGCACGGCAGCGGCGCGGTCGAGCTCGCAGCCTCCCCCGAGCATCCGCCGGTGCTGATCATCGGCTCCGTGGACGCCTTCACCAACAACACCATGAAGCAGGGCGACAACGCGGCGATCGGGCTGCGCGCCCTGGGCCAAACCTCCGAACTGGTTTGGTACTCAGGCGGATTCGACCCTGAATCAGCTGCCGCGAATCAGCCGAGCATTCTGCCGAAGTGGCTCATGCCCGCCGTGTGGCTGCTCGCCGTCAGTGTCGTGATGCTGATGCTCTGGCGCGGACGCCGCCTCGGCCGATTGGTGCAAGAACCCCTGCCGGTGATCGTCCCCGCCAACGAGACGACCATTGCCCGTGGCCGCCTGTATCGCAAGGCGCAGGACACCGCCCGCACCGCGTCCGTACTGCGCTCGGCCACCCGGCAGCGGTTGAGGCGCAGCTTGGGCCTGGGCCGGAACGCACCCGTCCCGGAGATCGCCGAACGCGCCGCAGCACAGACCGGCCGCAACCCGCACGACGTGGGCGCACTGCTCACCGACGATCATCAACCCATCAACGAAGCCGAACTGGCCCGACTGGCTCGTGAACTGACCGCACTGGAAAGGCAGGTCCGCCCCTCATGA
- a CDS encoding DUF4129 domain-containing protein codes for MFADPPLNPSADQARRLLADELRKPKYGDRRGLLERLQDWLDEHLSGVVAGGTAINRVFLLIGLLVIAALIAFGLSRIRRGQGSVRKATDADQVVDLEQTAQELRDAAARALADGDNAIAYIDYFRALARTGVDRTIVSARPGATAHEVTNELAVAFPAHRGELRRAGATFDEVRYGGRTPALDAVTALRDLDATLSSSRPNRPAQAVLQ; via the coding sequence GTGTTCGCCGACCCGCCACTCAATCCCAGCGCCGATCAGGCGCGCAGGTTGTTGGCCGACGAGTTGCGCAAGCCGAAGTACGGAGACCGGCGCGGGCTGTTGGAGCGGCTGCAGGACTGGTTGGACGAACACCTGTCCGGCGTCGTCGCAGGCGGCACCGCGATCAACCGCGTCTTCCTCCTCATCGGCCTGCTGGTGATCGCCGCCCTCATCGCGTTCGGGCTCAGTCGCATCCGCCGAGGTCAGGGTTCGGTGCGAAAGGCCACGGACGCTGATCAGGTCGTCGACCTGGAGCAGACCGCGCAAGAGTTGCGCGACGCGGCAGCCCGCGCTCTCGCCGATGGCGACAATGCCATCGCCTATATCGACTACTTCCGGGCGCTGGCTCGCACCGGCGTCGACCGCACCATCGTCTCGGCACGCCCCGGGGCCACGGCGCACGAGGTGACGAACGAGCTGGCCGTCGCCTTTCCGGCGCATCGCGGCGAACTGCGCCGCGCCGGGGCGACCTTCGACGAAGTGCGTTACGGCGGCCGCACTCCTGCTCTCGATGCCGTCACCGCACTGCGCGACCTCGACGCCACACTCAGCAGCAGTCGTCCGAATCGTCCCGCGCAGGCGGTGCTGCAGTGA
- a CDS encoding proline-rich domain-containing protein: MTDWASPAGGGNRPDDRPTGQDAPAGAPDPRPQPQYGQYAGPPGVQPQPQYGQYAGPPPPYGQAPPFGQAPPPYGYGPMAPQIFTPKPGVIPLRPLKLGDIFEGAFRTVRGNPGATVGLALAVSMLFAIPSILLTLVLGDIPFESDGTGDTSFLVASNASQVFSFVAAILLSGMLVVVVAEAVLGHRASIGEAWTRIRPRFWSLLGATLLIVLAMVLIIGVLVAMVIGVYAAAGDIAAIISGVLAVIIGLCALVWLSTKTSLATAAISLEKLGPIAGLKRSWALTNGQFWRILGITLLAQMLAGMIASLITVPAMMVGMAGVFATTDPESATMPVGFLIFVQVVTILASAITAPFTASVTGLLYIDQRIRREALDLNLMTAAGLK, translated from the coding sequence ATGACCGATTGGGCGAGCCCTGCGGGGGGCGGCAACCGTCCCGATGACCGACCGACCGGCCAGGACGCACCCGCTGGGGCGCCCGACCCGCGGCCGCAACCGCAATACGGGCAGTACGCCGGGCCGCCCGGGGTACAACCGCAACCGCAGTACGGGCAGTACGCCGGCCCGCCACCGCCATATGGTCAGGCTCCCCCGTTCGGTCAGGCTCCGCCGCCCTACGGCTACGGGCCGATGGCGCCGCAGATTTTCACCCCGAAACCGGGGGTGATTCCGCTGCGGCCGCTCAAACTTGGCGACATCTTCGAAGGCGCCTTCCGCACGGTGCGCGGCAATCCCGGTGCCACCGTCGGGCTCGCCCTCGCGGTGTCGATGCTGTTCGCGATCCCGTCGATCCTGCTGACGCTGGTGCTGGGCGACATCCCGTTCGAGAGCGACGGCACGGGTGACACCAGCTTCCTGGTCGCCTCCAACGCCAGCCAGGTGTTCTCGTTCGTGGCCGCGATCCTGCTCTCGGGCATGCTCGTCGTCGTCGTGGCGGAGGCGGTGCTTGGGCACCGGGCGAGCATCGGTGAGGCCTGGACGCGGATTCGTCCGCGCTTCTGGTCACTGCTCGGCGCAACGCTGCTGATCGTGCTGGCGATGGTGCTGATCATCGGCGTGCTCGTAGCCATGGTGATCGGCGTCTATGCAGCAGCCGGCGACATCGCAGCGATCATCTCGGGTGTGCTCGCGGTGATCATCGGCCTCTGCGCACTGGTCTGGCTGAGCACCAAGACGTCCTTGGCCACCGCCGCGATCAGTCTGGAGAAACTGGGCCCGATCGCGGGGTTGAAACGCTCCTGGGCGCTCACCAACGGCCAGTTCTGGCGCATTCTGGGAATCACCTTATTGGCGCAGATGCTCGCCGGAATGATCGCGAGCTTGATCACTGTTCCGGCGATGATGGTCGGCATGGCGGGCGTCTTCGCCACCACCGACCCCGAGTCGGCCACGATGCCTGTCGGTTTCTTGATCTTCGTCCAGGTGGTCACGATCCTCGCCTCGGCGATCACCGCGCCGTTCACGGCCAGCGTCACCGGTCTGCTCTACATCGATCAGCGGATCCGTCGCGAAGCCCTCGACCTCAATCTGATGACCGCTGCCGGCCTGAAGTGA